The Plasmodium chabaudi chabaudi strain AS genome assembly, chromosome: 14 genome contains the following window.
TTCAgtattcaaaaataaaagtataaaccctggaataaaaaatagactTTGCAACTATGaaggaataaaatatttcaatacAAAATCTATGGACGAGAAAAAAACAGACGGAgaagaatattatttatcgATGGGAgataatatagaaaaaagatatagcttagctttatataatgtagggaaaaaaagcaataaattaaatgaaataacaagagacttattatttattaaagataattttttaaatgacaAAACATTTCAAACATTTTTACACACACCAAATATAGAtagtaaagaaaaattaaattttttaaaaaatgaatgtaaaaaacataataataataattttaatagcATGACAGGAAACTTTTTAGAATCTTTATTTGATTCAAAAAGATTAACCTTTTTaccaaaaattatacaagagtttgaattattattaatgaaaGATcgaaaggaaataaaatgcATTGTTTATACTGCTAGAGATATAgacaataattataaaaaaaaaattaatgattCAATTGTTGCCAAACTTAAAAACCAATTAAATCCATTGatag
Protein-coding sequences here:
- a CDS encoding ATP synthase subunit O, mitochondrial, putative, with the translated sequence MKRAIISPRQFVHLPSQVKWKHFLKNDYSFLSVFKNKSINPGIKNRLCNYEGIKYFNTKSMDEKKTDGEEYYLSMGDNIEKRYSLALYNVGKKSNKLNEITRDLLFIKDNFLNDKTFQTFLHTPNIDSKEKLNFLKNECKKHNNNNFNSMTGNFLESLFDSKRLTFLPKIIQEFELLLMKDRKEIKCIVYTARDIDNNYKKKINDSIVAKLKNQLNPLIEYKIDKNILGGLVLQIGNQIFDFSAKSKIEKIRSTLS